A region from the Thauera humireducens genome encodes:
- the pilW gene encoding type IV pilus biogenesis/stability protein PilW, with translation MKRRFALAALLVAVVVAGGCATMPAGQSGTSASVTRPMSDITPATPAESRARVHVDLGMAYFEIGRYDVALDEARIALNDSPGYAPAYHLLGLAYMLIEESAAARQNFEAALNAAPGDPDFNNSYGWFLCTQGEELRGLERLAQAARNPYFRYATRSHTNAGLCHLRLKDDAAAEGQFLAAIQADPSNRQALYQLADIAYRGGRYDQARTHLIRLHQQAEPTAASAWLGLRTERRLGNRDAEASYASQLGSRFAESNEYQSMIQGKFE, from the coding sequence ATGAAGCGCAGGTTCGCGCTGGCCGCCTTGTTGGTGGCGGTCGTGGTGGCAGGTGGTTGTGCAACGATGCCCGCAGGCCAGTCGGGGACCTCGGCCTCGGTCACTCGCCCGATGTCTGACATCACGCCGGCGACGCCTGCCGAATCGCGCGCCCGCGTCCACGTCGACCTCGGCATGGCCTATTTCGAGATTGGCCGCTACGACGTGGCGCTCGACGAGGCGCGCATTGCGCTGAATGACAGTCCGGGCTACGCGCCGGCCTACCACCTCCTGGGCTTGGCCTACATGCTGATCGAGGAGAGTGCTGCGGCAAGGCAGAATTTCGAGGCGGCGCTCAATGCTGCGCCGGGCGACCCGGACTTCAACAACAGCTACGGCTGGTTCCTGTGCACCCAGGGCGAGGAACTGCGCGGGCTCGAACGTCTCGCACAGGCGGCCCGGAATCCGTATTTCCGTTACGCCACACGATCCCATACCAATGCCGGACTCTGCCATCTCCGGCTGAAGGATGATGCGGCCGCCGAAGGTCAGTTCCTGGCTGCAATCCAGGCTGATCCGTCGAACCGTCAGGCGCTGTATCAGCTGGCCGATATTGCCTACCGCGGCGGGCGTTATGATCAGGCCCGCACGCACCTGATCCGTCTGCACCAGCAGGCCGAACCGACCGCGGCGTCGGCATGGCTCGGCCTGCGTACCGAGCGCCGGCTGGGTAACCGCGATGCCGAGGCGAGCTATGCGTCGCAACTGGGCAGCCGCTTTGCCGAGTCAAACGAGTACCAGTCGATGATCCAAGGGAAGTTCGAGTGA
- a CDS encoding RodZ domain-containing protein: protein MSNDQSLELTAGSAHDDVRSPGAALRAAREARGESVAEVAFALKLNPRQIAALEADDFAALPGTAFVRGFLRNYARYVGLDPAPLLAGVERLGGQGDVDLSPIRNADGELPSGGSAPRLGAASVRWIVLLLVAALLAGWYFDWFRTEPVSVERMLETPAADSAALDAQPAAVPSAAVEEAPAGSAGSPADVAIPTPPAPGTAPAEQPAAVPVAPAQPVSAAQPAPPVAADAATGAGDVPVPPVSGRQLAFRFAGESWVEVRDATGTIIYSGVNRPGSERNVQGTPPFALVIGNATSVALEFDGKPVDLAPHTKVSVARLTVK, encoded by the coding sequence GTGAGCAACGATCAGTCGCTTGAATTGACGGCTGGCAGCGCCCATGACGACGTCCGCTCGCCCGGTGCCGCGCTGCGAGCGGCGCGCGAGGCGCGCGGCGAAAGCGTGGCCGAGGTCGCCTTTGCGCTGAAACTCAATCCGCGGCAGATTGCCGCGCTCGAGGCGGACGACTTTGCGGCGCTGCCCGGCACGGCCTTCGTACGCGGCTTCCTGCGCAACTACGCGCGTTATGTGGGGCTCGACCCTGCGCCCCTGCTCGCTGGAGTCGAGCGCCTGGGCGGGCAGGGCGATGTAGACCTGTCGCCGATCCGCAATGCCGATGGCGAACTGCCGTCCGGTGGCAGTGCCCCCCGACTCGGCGCCGCCTCAGTGCGGTGGATCGTGCTGCTGCTGGTGGCGGCCTTGCTGGCGGGCTGGTATTTCGACTGGTTCCGCACCGAGCCGGTGAGCGTCGAGCGTATGCTGGAGACGCCGGCAGCCGATTCGGCCGCCCTCGATGCGCAGCCGGCTGCCGTGCCGTCGGCGGCGGTCGAGGAGGCGCCGGCAGGCTCCGCGGGGTCGCCGGCCGATGTGGCAATCCCGACGCCTCCGGCGCCCGGCACTGCGCCCGCCGAACAGCCGGCGGCCGTGCCCGTGGCGCCGGCGCAACCCGTGAGCGCTGCCCAGCCCGCACCGCCGGTCGCGGCTGACGCGGCGACCGGCGCAGGTGACGTGCCGGTGCCGCCGGTGTCCGGACGCCAGCTCGCATTCCGCTTCGCGGGCGAGTCCTGGGTCGAAGTGCGGGATGCGACGGGCACCATCATCTATTCCGGCGTCAATCGCCCCGGTTCCGAGCGCAATGTGCAAGGTACGCCGCCGTTTGCGCTGGTGATCGGCAATGCGACGAGCGTGGCGCTCGAGTTCGACGGCAAGCCGGTCGATCTGGCGCCGCATACCAAGGTCTCGGTGGCAAGGCTCACCGTCAAGTAA
- the ispG gene encoding flavodoxin-dependent (E)-4-hydroxy-3-methylbut-2-enyl-diphosphate synthase, producing MTQDFSHSPIEASPLSRRLTREVVIGRVRVGGGAPVVVQSMTNTDTADVLGTAMQVAELARAGSEIVRITVNNEAAAKAVPHVRDRLLALNMDVPLVGDFHYNGHKLLTDFPACAEALAKFRINPGNVGAGSKRDPQFAAIVELACRYDKPVRIGVNWGSLDQSVLARIMDANATRAEPRDAGAVMREALVVSALESAAKAEEYGLPGNRIILSAKVSSVQDLIAVYRDLARRSDYALHLGLTEAGMGSKGIVGSTAALAVLLQEGIGDTIRISLTPEPGGSRTQEVVVAQEILQTMGLRAFTPMVTACPGCGRTTSTFFQELASGIQDYVRAQMPVWREQYDGVENMTLAVMGCVVNGPGESKHANIGISLPGTGETPAAPVYVDGEKVVTLRGDNIAAEFKAIVDNYVATKYVKKGG from the coding sequence ATGACGCAAGACTTCTCGCACTCTCCCATCGAAGCATCTCCCCTGTCCCGGCGTCTCACGCGCGAGGTCGTCATCGGCCGCGTTCGCGTGGGCGGCGGGGCGCCGGTCGTCGTGCAATCGATGACTAACACCGATACCGCCGATGTGCTCGGTACCGCGATGCAGGTCGCCGAGCTGGCGCGCGCGGGGTCCGAGATCGTGCGCATCACCGTGAACAACGAGGCGGCCGCGAAGGCCGTGCCGCACGTCCGCGACCGTCTGCTGGCGCTCAACATGGATGTGCCGCTGGTCGGCGACTTCCACTACAACGGCCACAAGCTGCTGACCGATTTCCCCGCCTGCGCCGAGGCGCTTGCCAAGTTCCGCATCAACCCCGGCAACGTCGGTGCGGGCAGCAAGCGCGACCCTCAGTTCGCAGCCATCGTCGAGCTCGCCTGCCGCTACGACAAGCCGGTGCGTATCGGCGTCAACTGGGGCAGTCTCGACCAGTCGGTGCTGGCCCGCATCATGGACGCCAACGCCACGCGCGCCGAGCCGCGTGACGCCGGTGCGGTGATGCGCGAGGCGCTCGTCGTTTCCGCGCTCGAGTCGGCCGCGAAGGCTGAGGAATACGGACTGCCCGGCAACCGCATCATCCTGTCGGCCAAGGTTTCGAGCGTGCAGGATCTGATCGCGGTGTACCGCGACCTTGCCCGCCGCAGCGATTACGCCCTGCACCTCGGCCTCACCGAGGCGGGCATGGGCAGCAAGGGCATCGTCGGCTCCACCGCCGCGCTGGCCGTGCTGCTGCAGGAAGGCATCGGCGACACCATCCGCATCTCGCTGACGCCCGAGCCGGGTGGCAGTCGCACGCAGGAGGTGGTGGTCGCGCAGGAGATCCTGCAGACCATGGGCCTGCGCGCGTTCACGCCGATGGTTACTGCCTGCCCGGGTTGCGGGCGCACCACAAGCACCTTCTTCCAGGAACTTGCGTCGGGCATTCAGGACTATGTGCGTGCCCAGATGCCGGTGTGGCGCGAGCAGTACGATGGCGTCGAGAACATGACCCTGGCGGTGATGGGCTGCGTGGTGAATGGCCCGGGGGAGTCCAAGCATGCCAACATCGGCATCTCGCTCCCCGGCACCGGCGAGACGCCTGCGGCGCCCGTGTATGTGGATGGCGAGAAGGTCGTGACCCTGCGGGGCGACAACATTGCTGCCGAGTTCAAGGCCATCGTGGACAACTACGTGGCCACCAAGTACGTGAAGAAGGGCGGCTGA
- the hisS gene encoding histidine--tRNA ligase codes for MSQTLQAVRGMNDILPDDAETWEYFEDIVRDWLQSYGYRPIRMPLVEPTPLFKRAIGEVTDIVEKEMYSFEDALNGEHLTLRPEGTASCVRAAIQHNLVASGGPQRLYYYGPMFRHERPQKGRYRQFHQIGVEALGFAGPDTDAELILMCARLWEDLGLEDVALEINSLGAPDERAAHRAALIAYLEQHQDKLDEDGKRRLYTNPLRILDTKNPDLQAIVEAAPKLADYLGEASKAHFEAVQVFLKDAGIPYRINHRLVRGLDYYNRTVFEWVTTRLGAQGTICAGGRYDGLVEQLGGKPQPAAGFAIGIERLLLLWKECGGEAERPVADAYVVHMGDAAARVAFRAAEALREHGFAAILHCGGGSFKSQMKKADGSGAPVAVVIGEDEALAGEVGIKPLRGPGGQQRVSLEALPEAMAALLYGNEEEGAE; via the coding sequence ATGAGCCAGACCTTGCAGGCCGTGCGCGGGATGAACGACATCCTGCCCGACGACGCCGAAACCTGGGAATACTTCGAAGACATCGTGCGCGACTGGCTGCAGAGCTACGGCTACCGCCCGATCCGCATGCCCCTCGTCGAACCGACGCCCCTTTTCAAGCGTGCCATCGGTGAGGTGACCGACATCGTCGAGAAGGAGATGTACTCCTTCGAGGACGCGCTGAACGGCGAGCACCTGACCTTGCGCCCCGAAGGCACGGCGTCCTGCGTGCGTGCGGCGATCCAGCACAATCTGGTCGCATCCGGCGGGCCGCAGCGGCTGTACTACTACGGGCCGATGTTCCGCCACGAGCGTCCGCAGAAAGGGCGCTATCGGCAGTTTCACCAGATCGGTGTCGAGGCGCTGGGTTTTGCCGGACCGGACACCGATGCCGAACTGATCCTGATGTGCGCCCGCCTGTGGGAAGACCTCGGGCTGGAGGATGTCGCGCTCGAGATCAACTCGCTCGGCGCGCCCGATGAGCGTGCCGCACATCGCGCCGCGTTGATCGCCTATCTCGAGCAGCACCAGGACAAGCTCGATGAAGACGGCAAGCGCCGCCTGTACACCAACCCGCTGCGCATCCTGGACACCAAGAACCCGGATCTGCAGGCAATCGTCGAGGCGGCCCCGAAGCTCGCCGACTACCTCGGCGAAGCGTCAAAGGCGCACTTCGAGGCCGTGCAGGTCTTCCTCAAGGATGCCGGCATACCGTACCGCATCAATCATCGCCTGGTGCGTGGTCTGGATTACTACAACCGTACCGTGTTCGAGTGGGTCACCACACGCCTGGGTGCGCAGGGCACGATCTGCGCTGGCGGACGCTATGACGGTCTGGTTGAGCAGCTGGGAGGGAAGCCTCAGCCTGCCGCGGGTTTCGCGATCGGTATCGAGCGCCTGCTGCTGCTGTGGAAGGAGTGCGGCGGAGAGGCCGAGCGTCCGGTCGCCGATGCCTATGTGGTGCACATGGGAGACGCTGCGGCGCGTGTCGCCTTCCGTGCGGCCGAGGCCTTGCGCGAGCACGGTTTCGCCGCGATCCTGCATTGCGGCGGTGGCAGCTTCAAGTCGCAGATGAAGAAGGCCGATGGCAGTGGCGCCCCGGTGGCGGTCGTGATCGGCGAGGATGAAGCACTGGCGGGCGAAGTGGGGATCAAGCCCCTGCGCGGCCCGGGTGGTCAGCAGCGCGTGTCGCTCGAGGCGCTGCCCGAGGCGATGGCCGCACTGCTTTACGGCAACGAAGAAGAAGGGGCTGAATGA
- a CDS encoding YfgM family protein, whose product MAVYDLEEQEQISELKAWWAQYGTLVTTIAMIAALASVGWQGWQWYQNRNAAEAGALYFAVQQAAEQQDAQKARDAAGRLIGEYSGTAYAQLGALLSAGVQFGSGDLDNARAQLEWAADKGKDAALRDLARLRLATVLLQKGELDAALARLQTAPTATYAARFADLRGDVLAAQGKAAEARAAYQAAIEALASAGDQATTLREVVRVKLESLEG is encoded by the coding sequence ATGGCGGTGTACGACCTCGAAGAACAGGAACAGATTTCCGAACTCAAGGCCTGGTGGGCACAGTACGGCACGCTGGTGACGACGATCGCCATGATCGCGGCGCTGGCGTCGGTCGGCTGGCAGGGCTGGCAGTGGTATCAGAACCGCAACGCGGCCGAGGCCGGTGCCCTGTACTTCGCCGTGCAGCAGGCGGCCGAGCAGCAGGATGCACAGAAGGCGCGCGATGCCGCCGGCCGCCTGATCGGCGAGTACTCGGGCACGGCCTACGCGCAGCTTGGCGCGCTGCTGTCGGCCGGCGTGCAGTTCGGTAGTGGTGATCTCGACAATGCGCGTGCCCAGCTCGAGTGGGCTGCGGACAAGGGCAAGGATGCGGCGCTGCGTGATCTGGCCCGCCTGCGCCTGGCCACGGTGCTGCTGCAGAAGGGTGAGCTCGATGCTGCACTCGCGCGCCTGCAGACCGCGCCGACCGCCACCTATGCCGCCCGCTTCGCCGACCTTCGCGGCGATGTGCTTGCCGCCCAGGGCAAGGCCGCCGAGGCCCGCGCCGCCTACCAGGCCGCGATCGAGGCGCTGGCCAGCGCCGGCGATCAGGCCACGACCCTGCGCGAAGTCGTGCGCGTCAAACTCGAATCCCTGGAAGGCTGA
- the bamB gene encoding outer membrane protein assembly factor BamB, producing the protein MKLASLRVVPLVAAIILATGCSSLNPFASAKPKPAELVDFKPSAELVALWSADIGESGAYVFQPAVVGESVYAAGEGGDVARFDSGRQVWRVDADTRLSAGVGSDGRIAVVVTASGIAVAYDADNGSERWRATIGAEVLAQPAVSSDLVVLRASDNRLIALSARDGSRRWIYQRANPPLALRNFSGVVLEGSVVLAGFPGGKLVVINAANGGAITELSVAVPRGSTELERVADVAGTPVVGRREVCAVSYQGRAACFDTSNGNALWARDFSSSVGMDRDARFAVITDEGDAVHALDVYSGASVWKQDSMARRAVSRPLIVGDHVVVGDVEGYVHALSRDSGAFAARARAGDGPLSAPPLAYGRGFIVQGRDGEITAYELR; encoded by the coding sequence ATGAAGCTTGCTTCCCTGCGTGTGGTCCCGCTCGTTGCCGCGATCATCTTGGCAACCGGTTGCTCGTCCCTCAATCCCTTCGCCAGCGCCAAGCCGAAGCCCGCCGAACTGGTGGACTTCAAGCCCAGTGCCGAGCTCGTTGCGCTGTGGAGCGCCGACATCGGTGAATCGGGGGCCTATGTGTTCCAGCCGGCAGTCGTCGGCGAGAGCGTCTATGCGGCCGGCGAGGGGGGCGACGTCGCCCGCTTCGACAGCGGCCGTCAGGTGTGGCGCGTGGATGCCGATACGCGGCTGTCGGCCGGCGTCGGCTCCGACGGGCGTATCGCCGTGGTGGTCACGGCCAGCGGGATCGCGGTTGCCTACGACGCGGACAACGGCAGCGAACGCTGGCGCGCCACGATCGGCGCCGAAGTGCTGGCCCAGCCTGCCGTGAGCAGCGATCTGGTCGTGCTGCGTGCCTCGGATAACCGCCTGATCGCGCTCAGTGCCCGTGATGGCAGCCGGCGCTGGATCTATCAACGGGCGAACCCGCCGCTTGCATTGCGCAACTTCTCGGGTGTCGTGCTCGAAGGCAGTGTCGTGCTGGCCGGTTTTCCCGGCGGCAAGCTGGTGGTGATCAACGCGGCCAACGGCGGGGCCATCACCGAGCTGTCGGTGGCGGTACCGCGCGGCTCGACCGAGCTGGAACGCGTGGCCGATGTCGCCGGCACCCCCGTCGTGGGGCGGCGCGAAGTATGTGCCGTGTCCTATCAAGGGCGTGCGGCCTGCTTCGACACCAGCAATGGCAATGCGCTGTGGGCGCGCGATTTCTCGAGCAGCGTGGGCATGGACCGCGATGCGCGTTTTGCGGTGATCACCGACGAGGGCGATGCCGTGCACGCGCTCGATGTCTACAGCGGCGCCAGCGTGTGGAAACAGGATTCGATGGCGCGCCGCGCAGTATCGCGTCCGCTGATCGTCGGCGATCACGTCGTGGTCGGCGATGTCGAAGGCTACGTGCATGCGCTCAGCCGGGATTCCGGGGCTTTTGCCGCGCGTGCGCGCGCCGGCGACGGCCCGCTGTCGGCGCCACCACTCGCCTACGGGCGTGGCTTCATCGTGCAGGGCCGTGACGGTGAAATCACCGCCTACGAACTGCGTTAA
- the der gene encoding ribosome biogenesis GTPase Der: MKPTIVLVGRPNVGKSTLFNRLTRTRDALVADQPGLTRDRHYGIGRVGDRDYLVVDTAGFDPVAKDGIMHEMARQAEQAIAEADVLLFLVDGRAGRTPHDEQIAARLRRAGRPVHLVVNKAEGLDRAIVAADFHALGLGDPLPVSAAHGDGIKQLVEIVLSPFPLESDKEAAEDEGPKVAIVGRPNVGKSTLVNTLLGEERVIAFDLPGTTRDAIAIPFERGGKRYTLIDTAGLRRRGKVFEAIEKFSVIKTLQAIQEANVIVLVLDAAQDISDQDAHIAGFALEAGRALVVAINKWDAVDDYQRDRLKADIARKLAFLGFARFHQISALQAQGIGGLLKSVDAAYAAATANLSTPRLTRTLQQAVARQAPPRHGMQRPKMRYAHQGGMNPPVIVIHGNALDDIPASYVRYLERCFMDAFKLQGTPLRIQFRTTHNPYAARD, translated from the coding sequence GTGAAACCTACCATCGTCCTGGTCGGCCGGCCCAATGTCGGCAAGTCGACCCTGTTCAACCGTCTCACGCGCACCCGCGATGCGCTGGTCGCCGACCAGCCCGGCCTGACGCGTGACCGCCACTACGGCATCGGCCGCGTTGGTGATCGCGACTATCTCGTCGTCGATACCGCCGGCTTCGACCCTGTGGCCAAGGACGGCATCATGCACGAGATGGCGCGGCAGGCCGAGCAGGCCATTGCCGAGGCCGACGTGCTGCTTTTCCTCGTCGATGGCCGTGCAGGACGAACGCCGCACGATGAACAGATCGCGGCCCGCCTGCGTCGCGCCGGTCGGCCGGTGCATCTCGTGGTCAACAAGGCGGAAGGCCTCGATCGCGCGATCGTCGCCGCCGACTTCCACGCGCTCGGGCTGGGCGACCCGCTGCCGGTGTCGGCAGCGCATGGTGACGGCATCAAGCAGCTGGTCGAGATCGTGCTGTCGCCATTTCCGCTCGAGAGCGACAAGGAGGCGGCAGAGGACGAAGGTCCGAAGGTGGCCATCGTCGGCCGGCCCAACGTCGGCAAATCGACGTTGGTGAACACCCTGCTCGGCGAGGAGCGTGTGATCGCCTTCGACCTGCCGGGCACGACGCGCGACGCGATTGCGATCCCGTTCGAGCGCGGTGGCAAGCGCTATACCCTGATCGATACCGCCGGCCTGCGTCGGCGCGGCAAGGTGTTCGAGGCCATCGAGAAGTTCTCGGTGATCAAGACCCTGCAGGCGATCCAGGAAGCCAACGTCATCGTCCTCGTGCTCGATGCGGCCCAGGACATTTCCGACCAGGACGCGCACATCGCCGGCTTCGCGCTCGAGGCCGGGCGAGCTTTGGTCGTGGCGATCAACAAGTGGGACGCGGTCGACGACTACCAGCGCGACCGCCTGAAGGCGGACATCGCGCGCAAGCTGGCCTTCCTCGGCTTCGCCCGCTTCCATCAGATCTCGGCCCTGCAGGCGCAGGGTATCGGCGGCCTGTTGAAGTCGGTCGATGCGGCCTATGCGGCTGCCACGGCCAACCTGTCGACGCCGCGCCTGACCCGCACGCTGCAGCAGGCGGTTGCACGCCAGGCACCGCCGCGCCACGGCATGCAGCGCCCGAAGATGCGCTATGCGCACCAGGGCGGCATGAACCCGCCGGTGATCGTGATCCATGGCAACGCGCTGGACGACATCCCCGCATCCTACGTGCGCTATCTCGAGCGCTGCTTCATGGATGCGTTCAAGCTGCAGGGCACGCCCTTGCGCATCCAGTTCCGAACCACGCACAATCCTTACGCTGCGAGAGACTGA
- the hfq gene encoding RNA chaperone Hfq gives MSNKGQLLQDPFLNTLRREHIPVSIYLVNGIKLQGQVESFDQYVVLLKNTVTQMVYKHAISTVVPARPVVIQQQEDGN, from the coding sequence ATGAGCAACAAAGGGCAACTTCTACAAGACCCGTTCCTGAACACGCTGCGTCGCGAGCACATTCCGGTTTCGATCTATCTGGTCAACGGCATCAAGCTGCAGGGCCAGGTCGAGTCGTTCGATCAGTACGTGGTGCTGCTGAAGAACACCGTCACGCAGATGGTGTACAAGCACGCGATCTCCACCGTCGTGCCGGCTCGTCCGGTGGTCATCCAGCAGCAGGAAGACGGCAACTGA
- the hflX gene encoding ribosome rescue GTPase HflX has product MFERPASGERAVLVQLDLGQGAIEERLSELKLLVLSAGASVEAVVQGKRAAPDPKLFAGSGKVQEIGEAMRAHEADIVIFNHALSPAQQRNLERELACMVIDRTALILDIFAQRARSHEGKLQVELAQLEHLSTRLVRGWTHLERQKGGIGLRGPGEKQLETDRRLLGNRVKMLKSRLVQIEKQRKVRRRARERRDVLSVSLVGYTNAGKSTLFNALTKAGAYAADQLFATLDTTSRRLYVGGASVVLSDTVGFIRDLPHALVAAFRATLEETVQADLLLHVVDSASEDRDAQIDAVNEVLAEIGAADVPQILVWNKIDLTRAEPAVEWSDCGNIRRVFLSARTGEGLDLLREALAEVAQQTFHEDAGRESGTVDELPSQS; this is encoded by the coding sequence ATGTTTGAGCGTCCGGCATCCGGCGAGCGGGCGGTCCTCGTCCAGCTCGACCTTGGTCAGGGTGCGATTGAAGAGCGCCTGTCCGAGCTGAAGCTGCTGGTGCTCAGTGCCGGCGCAAGCGTCGAGGCGGTCGTGCAGGGCAAGCGCGCGGCGCCCGATCCCAAGCTGTTTGCCGGCAGTGGCAAGGTGCAGGAGATCGGCGAAGCCATGCGTGCGCACGAGGCGGACATCGTCATCTTCAACCACGCCCTGTCGCCGGCGCAGCAGCGCAACCTCGAGCGCGAGCTGGCGTGCATGGTCATCGACCGTACCGCGCTGATCCTCGACATCTTCGCCCAGCGTGCCCGCAGTCACGAGGGCAAGCTGCAGGTCGAGCTCGCCCAGCTCGAGCATCTGTCCACCCGGCTGGTGAGGGGCTGGACCCACCTCGAGCGGCAGAAGGGCGGTATCGGCCTGCGTGGCCCGGGCGAGAAGCAGCTCGAGACCGACCGGCGCCTGCTCGGCAACCGGGTCAAGATGCTGAAATCGCGGCTGGTCCAGATCGAGAAGCAACGCAAGGTCAGACGCCGCGCCCGGGAACGCCGCGACGTTCTGTCTGTCTCTCTGGTCGGTTACACCAATGCGGGAAAGTCGACGCTGTTCAATGCGCTGACGAAGGCTGGGGCCTACGCGGCCGACCAACTCTTCGCCACGCTCGACACGACGTCGCGCCGGCTCTATGTGGGTGGAGCGAGCGTCGTGCTGTCGGATACCGTCGGTTTCATCCGCGACCTGCCTCACGCCCTCGTCGCCGCGTTTCGCGCGACGCTCGAGGAAACGGTGCAGGCCGACCTCCTGCTGCACGTCGTGGATTCCGCGAGCGAGGATCGAGACGCGCAGATCGATGCGGTGAACGAAGTTCTTGCCGAGATCGGTGCGGCCGACGTGCCGCAGATCCTCGTCTGGAACAAGATCGATCTCACGCGTGCGGAGCCGGCGGTCGAATGGAGTGACTGTGGTAACATTCGGCGCGTTTTTTTGAGCGCCCGAACGGGCGAAGGTCTTGATCTGCTTCGCGAAGCGCTTGCCGAGGTGGCGCAGCAGACCTTCCATGAAGATGCCGGCCGGGAATCCGGTACGGTGGATGAACTTCCTTCTCAATCGTGA
- the hflK gene encoding FtsH protease activity modulator HflK, translated as MSLNDPRWGGQGGDNDRDRNDGQRGDGNRGNNQGPPDLEEVWRDFNQRLTGMFGGKRQNRGMGGGGGGGDGGPQLPNFSFKQFGGGIGALLALAGVVWLASGIYTVDANQRGVVLRLGEYVQTTEPGLRWRLPYPFETHEIVDLTGVRTVEVGYRGSERNKVLRESLMLTDDENIINIQFAVQYVLKSPENYVFNNRFPDESVAQAAETAMREIVGKSRMDFVLYEGREEIAATAHDLMQRILDRYETGIQISRVTMQNAQPPEQVQAAFDDAVKAGQDRERQKNEGEAYANDVIPRARGTASRLIEEANAYRERVVANAEGEASRFNQVFAEYSRAPEVTRERMYIETMQEVMSNTSKVMIDAKGNGNLLFLPLDKLMQQAGGAGRPAGVAPEPQSAAALGSNAPALASDPRNRDLMRSRERGER; from the coding sequence ATGTCACTTAACGACCCCCGCTGGGGTGGCCAGGGCGGCGACAATGATCGCGACCGCAACGACGGTCAGCGTGGCGACGGCAACCGCGGCAACAACCAGGGCCCCCCCGATCTCGAGGAGGTCTGGCGCGACTTCAACCAGCGCCTGACCGGCATGTTCGGCGGCAAGCGTCAGAACCGCGGCATGGGCGGCGGGGGCGGTGGTGGCGACGGCGGTCCGCAGTTGCCGAATTTCTCGTTCAAGCAGTTCGGTGGCGGCATCGGTGCGCTGCTTGCGCTGGCCGGCGTGGTCTGGCTCGCGAGCGGCATCTACACGGTCGATGCCAACCAGCGCGGCGTCGTGCTGCGTCTGGGCGAGTACGTGCAGACCACCGAGCCCGGCCTGCGCTGGCGCCTGCCGTATCCGTTCGAGACCCACGAGATCGTCGACCTGACCGGCGTGCGTACGGTCGAAGTCGGCTATCGCGGTTCGGAGCGCAACAAGGTGCTGCGCGAATCCTTGATGCTGACCGATGACGAGAACATCATCAACATCCAGTTCGCCGTGCAGTACGTGCTCAAGAGCCCGGAGAACTACGTTTTCAACAACCGCTTCCCGGATGAATCCGTCGCCCAGGCGGCCGAGACCGCCATGCGCGAGATCGTCGGCAAGAGCCGCATGGACTTCGTGCTGTACGAAGGCCGGGAGGAGATCGCCGCGACCGCGCACGATCTGATGCAGCGCATCCTCGATCGCTACGAGACCGGCATTCAGATCAGCCGTGTGACGATGCAGAACGCGCAGCCGCCCGAGCAGGTACAGGCCGCGTTCGATGATGCAGTGAAAGCCGGCCAGGATCGCGAGCGCCAGAAGAACGAGGGCGAGGCCTACGCCAACGACGTGATTCCGCGTGCGCGGGGTACAGCTTCGCGCCTGATCGAGGAAGCCAACGCCTACCGCGAGCGCGTGGTCGCTAACGCCGAAGGTGAGGCGAGCCGCTTCAACCAGGTGTTTGCCGAGTACAGCCGTGCGCCCGAGGTCACTCGTGAGCGCATGTACATCGAAACCATGCAGGAAGTCATGTCGAATACTTCCAAGGTCATGATCGACGCCAAGGGCAATGGCAATCTGCTGTTCCTGCCGTTGGACAAGCTCATGCAGCAGGCGGGCGGAGCCGGCAGGCCGGCGGGTGTCGCGCCCGAGCCCCAGTCGGCTGCCGCGCTGGGTTCGAATGCGCCAGCATTGGCGTCGGACCCGCGTAACCGTGACCTGATGCGTAGCCGTGAGCGTGGAGAACGATGA